The Armatimonadia bacterium genomic sequence ACAACGTGCGGATCGGCGGGGAGCTGATTGTTCCGATCGCCATGGAAGAGGGTCTTCGGTTTGCGATCCGCGAAGGCGGGCATACCGTGGGCGCCGGCGTCGTCACCAAGATCCTTGAGTAGTAGCGCTGCGCCCTTCGGGGCGTGGCGGAGCCGGGAACAGGCAGGCCAGTACGTACAGACCGCGGGCACTTACCGCAGGGCGACACTACGCAAAGGTGAGCTTCTCCAATGGCGAAGACCACGAGCATTCGGATCAAGCTGAAGGCGTTTGACCATGAAGTTCTGGACAGGTCCTGTCAGAAGATCGTGGAGACGGCGGAACGGACTGGCGCAAGGATTGCCGGACCGGTACCACTTCCGACGGAGAAGCACGTTCACTGCGTTGTGAAGCCCACGGCCTTGGGGCGCAGTTCGCGAACCATGGAGCACTTCGAGACGCGGGTGCACAAGAGGCTCATTGAGATACTGGATTCGACGCAGCGGACCGTCGATGCGTTGATGAAGGTAGACCTTCCCGCCGGTGTCGATGTGGCGATCAAGACGACGGCCGGCTAGAGGTCCAGCCTCGGACGCAAACAACAGCTATCTTCGCCAAAGAGCTACGCGAGTGGTGACAAGCGATGGCAAAGGTCATATTGGGCAAGAAAATCGGGATGACTCGCATCTTCGACGATGAGGGCAAGGAGGTCGCCGTCACGGTCATCCAGGCCGGCCCGTGCGTTGTAGTTCAGCGCAAGACAGTGGGCAGTGACGGATATGAGGCCATCCAGCTGGGTTTCGAGGAGAAGAAGCGGAGCCGGACGAATAGCCCCATGACAGGGCACTTCGAGAGCCGGAACATCTCCCCGAAGCGGTACCTGAGGGAGTTCCGGGTGGGCGGCGACGAGGCGTACGAGGTTGGGAGCGAAGTGACCGTGGACGGGTTCGAGGTCGGCCAGATGATTGAGATTGTGGGGACCTCGAAGGGCAAGGGATTCGCGGGCGGCATCAAGCGATACCACTTTGTGGGTGGTCCGGCGAGTCACGGTTCGAAGGTACACCGCAGCCCTATGTCAGGCGGTGCGACGGATGCGGCTCGGGTCTTCAAGGGGACTCGCAAGCCGGGGCACATGGGCGACGCACGGGTGACGCAGAAGGGCCTGACGGTGGTGGACGTAGACCCGTCGAGGAATCTGTTGGTTGTCAAGGGAGCCGTTCCGGGCGGAGCTAACGGCCTGCTGGAGATCCGCGGGCGGAAGTAGTAACGAAGGGATGAAGCGTCATGCCGCAGATGGCAGTTTACGATCAGGCCGGAGAGAAGACAACGCAGATCGAGGTTCCAGACGAAATCCTCGGGTTGCCCTTCAACGCCGACCTCGTCCAGCAGGCGGTCACGGCGGTAGACTACGCCCGGAAACGGCGCTGTGGGAAGGCCAAGGACCGGGGCGAAGTGTCTATCACGGGCGCTAAGTGGTACAGGCAGAAGGGCACGGGCCGGGCGCGACACGGGGACCAGGCTCCGCCGCACTTCGTCGGTGGAGGCGTTGCTCACGGTCCGAAGGGGATCCAGCCGACGCACAAGATGCCCAAGCAGATGCGGCGGAAGGCGACATACTGCGCGTTGTCGGCCAGGGCGCGCGAGGGCGCTTTCACGATCATTGACAAGCTGCAGTTCGAGACGATCTCGACAAAGAAGTTCGCGCAGGTGTTGGCGGACCTTGAGGTAGACGGCCGCATCCTCCTGCTGCTGAGCCCCGAAGAGGCGCGCGACGAGGTCATCTTCAAGAGCGTTCGCAACATCCAGGCGTTGGTGGCCCGTGAGGTCCCGCACTTCAATGTGCGTGACGTGCTGTGGGCGGACGAGATCATGATGACCCAGGCCGCGCTGACGCTGATCATGGGAGGCGCTGAGGCAGATGCTGACTAGCGACGACCTCAACCGCTATCGGAGTATCATCCTCCAGCCGATTGTTACCGAGAAGTCGATGCAGGAGGCGGATGAGCTGCGCAAGTACCACTTCCGCGTTCATTCGGACGCCAACAAGATTGAGATTCGCGCTGCCGTAGAGGCGCTGTTCAACGTTAAAGTGACGGACGTCAACACGATGAATGTCCTGGGCAAGGCGCGCCGGCGGAGTTACCGGTACCGCCAGGGGCGGACCGCACGATGGAAGAAAGCGATCGTGACGCTGGCCCCGGGGAATACCATCTCGGTTGTCGAGACAGGGTAGTCACTGCGTCAGGCTACGGTAACGCCCAGTGGTCTCTGCAGGACTAGGGGTTTGCGCTGCGGGACTGCGGTTAGACAGGAGAGCTCCTGATGCCGATCAAGGAACACAAACCAACTTCGCCAGGACGTCGCGGATACGCGAACGTTGATACTTCCACGTTGGACAAGAAGCGTCCCGAGCGGTCTCTGATCGTGTCGCGGAAGGAGACCGCGGGTCGCAACCAGCACGGTCATGTGACTTGCCGTCACAAGGGCGGCGGACACAAGCAGTACGTGCGTCTGATCGACTTCAAGCGGGACAAGGATGGGGTTCCGGGCAAGGTCGCAGCGCTCGAGTACGACCCTGGTCGCTCCTCTCACATCGCGCTGCTGCATTACGCTGACGGAGAGAAGCGCTATATTCTACTGCCCCAGGGGCTGAAGAAGGGTGACACGGTTGTTTCCGGCCCGAAGGCTCCGGCCCGCCTGGGAAATGCACTGCCGATCGCGAACGTCCCGGTTGGCACCGTGGTTCACAACGTGGAGCTGACCCCTGGCAAGGGCGGACAGATGGGCCGCAGCGCTGGGGCTGAGATCCAGGTCGTGGCGAAGGAAGGCAGCTACGCTCACCTTCGGCTGCCGTCTGGTGAGGTCCGGTTGGTCTCGGTTCAGTGCCGGTGCACGGTTGGACGCGTGGGTAACATTGAGCATATCAATATTCGGGATGCGAAGGCGGGGCGGAAGCGGTGGCGCGGTGTTCGCCCGACTGTTCGCGGAACGGTCATGAATCCGGTCGACCACCCGCACGGTGGTGGCGAGGGCAAGGCGCCGATTGGAATGGACAGCCCGCGGAGTCCGTGGGGTTGGAAGACGCTGGGGCGGAAGACACGCAAGCAGAAGAAGACCTCGAACAAGTACATCGTCCGGCGGCGCGGTTCATCGCGGTAGCCGGTTGGGAACACCGGCCTGAAGGCCGACAGGACAGGGAACTGACAGCAGGCGCGTCGTGACGACGCTTCAGATACTGGGGATTTTGACCGGAGGCATTGCCCATGTCCCGCTCGATGAAGAAGGGGCCGTACGCTGACCCGAAGCTGCTGGCAAAGATCGACGCGATGAACGCCAGCGGCGAAAAGAAGATCATCCGCACATGGTCGCGGCGCTCGACGATCTTCCCGGAAATGGTCGGTCACACGATGGCTGTGCATGACGGCCGCAAGCACGTGCCCGTGTACGTAACCGAGAACATGGTTGGGCACAAGCTGGGAGAGTTCGTCCCAACGCGGACGTATCGCGGCATGAGGCCCTCGCGCAGCGAGCGCACCACGACGGTCAAGCGTTAGTAGCGAACCGCCCGGTGCCGTCGGTCCTCGGGCCGGGAGGGCACGGGGAGACGCCCTGCCTCACAAGCGTTTCACGCAGGCAGAATCTCCGCAGAGGAGTTCTGAGGGAATATGGAAGTCAGAGCAGTCACCAAGTGGGTACGCACCGGTCCGCGCAAAGTCCGGCGGTACGCAGACCTGATCCGCGGCAAGGACCTCGCTGCTGCGCGCGCCATCCTCGGCGTGCAGAGCAGCCCAGCCGCACAGGTCCTGCGGAAGACGTTGGACTCGGCCGCTGCGAATGCCGAGAACAACCACGATCTGGACGCCGAGGACCTGAAGGTCTCGCAGACCTTTGTGGATGGCGGGTTCAACATCCCGCGCATTCGCACACGGGCTCGGGGGCGTGCAGACCGGATCAGCAAGCGCACCTGTCATGTGACAGTCGTCCTCAGCGACGGCGAATAGTCCGGCAACGCGCGATCGGGACGGCCGCATCAGGGCGGGTTCCCGCGCAGGGAGTGACCTCAATGGGACAGAAGGTTCATCCGTACGGCCTGCGATTGGGCATCATTCGGCAGTCCAAGAGCACTTGGTTCGCTGAGGGCCGTCGGTATCGTGACAACCTCCTCACGGACATCCGCGTTCGCAAGCATGTCCACGAGATGACTTCGAATGCGAGCATCTCGGACGTGACCATCGAGCGGTCCGCGGACACGGTCATTGTGACCGTCGTGACGGCCAAGCCTGGCGTCGTGATCGGCCCGCGGGGTCGGGACGTTGAGAAGCTGCGGGGGAAGCTTGAGAAGCTTTGCGGCTGCCGGGTCCGGGTGAACGTCGAGGAAGCCAAGGATGCTGATATGAACGCCGCCCTGGTGGCGCAGAGCATCGCGCGCCAGATCGAGCGCCGCGTGTCCTATCGGCGCGCAATGCGCCAGGCCATGGACCGGGCCGTGAAAGCCGGGGCCCGCGGGATCCGCTGCATGATCAGCGGCCGCTTGCAGGGCGCGGAGATCGCCCGCACTGAGTCGGTCGGCCCCATCGGTCGCGTTCCGCTGCACACCCTCAGGGCGGACATCGACTACGGTCTGGCAGAGGCGCACACCGGCTACGGTCACATCGGCGTCAAGGTGTGGGTCTACCGGGGCGACATCCTCCGGCCGCGCAAGGTGAAGGCTGAGGACGCATATCAGGCGGAAGAGACGGTCGAGCAAGCGATTGCTGAGCAGCCTGCAGAGGCGACGTCGGTTGCGCCAGTCGTCCCTGAGCCAGCCCCAGAAGCGACGCCGGATGCCGGCGTGCAGGACACCGTCATCGTAGCGGAAGCTATCGAGGAGGGGGAGAGCAAGTAGCATGTTGATGCCCAAACGGACCAAGCATCGGAAGCAGCAGCGGGGACGGATGAGGGGTCTGGCATATCGGGGTTCGGAGCTGAATCAGGGCGAGTACGGCCTGCAGGCGTTGGAGCCGGCCTGGATCTCGAGCAAGCAGATTGAGGCGGCCCGTGTGGCCATCACTCGGACTGCACACCGCGGTGGCAAGCTGTGGATTCGGATCTTCCCGGACAAGCCCGTCACGGAGACGCCACCGGAAACCCGTATGGGTAGTGGTAAAGGTGCGCCGGCCTTCTGGGCTGCAGTGGTTAAGCCGGGGCGGATCATGTTTGAGATCGGTGGCATGCCCGAGGACGTTGCGCGAGAGGCACTGCGGAAGGCCGGGCACAAGCTTCCGATCAGAACGAAGATTGTGAGCCGGGAGGCTGAGTAGGATGCCGGACAACGCCAAGACGACCACGGACTTCCTCCGCCAGCTCAGGGACTCGACCAATGCCGAGCTCGAGCAGCGCAAGATGCACATCGTCGAGAGCCTGTTCAACCTGCGGTTCCGCCTGGCGTCCGGCCAGATCGACGACCCTAAGCGCGTCCGCAAGTACCGGAAGGCGATCGC encodes the following:
- the rpsJ gene encoding 30S ribosomal protein S10 is translated as MAKTTSIRIKLKAFDHEVLDRSCQKIVETAERTGARIAGPVPLPTEKHVHCVVKPTALGRSSRTMEHFETRVHKRLIEILDSTQRTVDALMKVDLPAGVDVAIKTTAG
- the rplC gene encoding 50S ribosomal protein L3 yields the protein MAKVILGKKIGMTRIFDDEGKEVAVTVIQAGPCVVVQRKTVGSDGYEAIQLGFEEKKRSRTNSPMTGHFESRNISPKRYLREFRVGGDEAYEVGSEVTVDGFEVGQMIEIVGTSKGKGFAGGIKRYHFVGGPASHGSKVHRSPMSGGATDAARVFKGTRKPGHMGDARVTQKGLTVVDVDPSRNLLVVKGAVPGGANGLLEIRGRK
- the rplD gene encoding 50S ribosomal protein L4 — encoded protein: MPQMAVYDQAGEKTTQIEVPDEILGLPFNADLVQQAVTAVDYARKRRCGKAKDRGEVSITGAKWYRQKGTGRARHGDQAPPHFVGGGVAHGPKGIQPTHKMPKQMRRKATYCALSARAREGAFTIIDKLQFETISTKKFAQVLADLEVDGRILLLLSPEEARDEVIFKSVRNIQALVAREVPHFNVRDVLWADEIMMTQAALTLIMGGAEADAD
- the rplW gene encoding 50S ribosomal protein L23, with protein sequence MLTSDDLNRYRSIILQPIVTEKSMQEADELRKYHFRVHSDANKIEIRAAVEALFNVKVTDVNTMNVLGKARRRSYRYRQGRTARWKKAIVTLAPGNTISVVETG
- the rplB gene encoding 50S ribosomal protein L2, whose translation is MPIKEHKPTSPGRRGYANVDTSTLDKKRPERSLIVSRKETAGRNQHGHVTCRHKGGGHKQYVRLIDFKRDKDGVPGKVAALEYDPGRSSHIALLHYADGEKRYILLPQGLKKGDTVVSGPKAPARLGNALPIANVPVGTVVHNVELTPGKGGQMGRSAGAEIQVVAKEGSYAHLRLPSGEVRLVSVQCRCTVGRVGNIEHINIRDAKAGRKRWRGVRPTVRGTVMNPVDHPHGGGEGKAPIGMDSPRSPWGWKTLGRKTRKQKKTSNKYIVRRRGSSR
- the rpsS gene encoding 30S ribosomal protein S19 codes for the protein MSRSMKKGPYADPKLLAKIDAMNASGEKKIIRTWSRRSTIFPEMVGHTMAVHDGRKHVPVYVTENMVGHKLGEFVPTRTYRGMRPSRSERTTTVKR
- the rplV gene encoding 50S ribosomal protein L22, whose protein sequence is MEVRAVTKWVRTGPRKVRRYADLIRGKDLAAARAILGVQSSPAAQVLRKTLDSAAANAENNHDLDAEDLKVSQTFVDGGFNIPRIRTRARGRADRISKRTCHVTVVLSDGE
- the rpsC gene encoding 30S ribosomal protein S3 — encoded protein: MGQKVHPYGLRLGIIRQSKSTWFAEGRRYRDNLLTDIRVRKHVHEMTSNASISDVTIERSADTVIVTVVTAKPGVVIGPRGRDVEKLRGKLEKLCGCRVRVNVEEAKDADMNAALVAQSIARQIERRVSYRRAMRQAMDRAVKAGARGIRCMISGRLQGAEIARTESVGPIGRVPLHTLRADIDYGLAEAHTGYGHIGVKVWVYRGDILRPRKVKAEDAYQAEETVEQAIAEQPAEATSVAPVVPEPAPEATPDAGVQDTVIVAEAIEEGESK
- the rplP gene encoding 50S ribosomal protein L16, which codes for MLMPKRTKHRKQQRGRMRGLAYRGSELNQGEYGLQALEPAWISSKQIEAARVAITRTAHRGGKLWIRIFPDKPVTETPPETRMGSGKGAPAFWAAVVKPGRIMFEIGGMPEDVAREALRKAGHKLPIRTKIVSREAE
- the rpmC gene encoding 50S ribosomal protein L29, coding for MPDNAKTTTDFLRQLRDSTNAELEQRKMHIVESLFNLRFRLASGQIDDPKRVRKYRKAIARINTILRQRELGMEKEGAR